TTCGCCTTTCAGAGTGGCAAGCAGGGCCGTGCCTTTAAGATCTTGCGGCTTTTGCATGCGCACCAAAAGATAGTGTTCTTTTTTTTCGGGACTCAACCTCCAAATACGCATCTGACGATCCTTGCTTGAACCGTCGGCTTCAATGATTTTCATATTCACAACGAACTCTTCATCATGAGAACGCAAGCGACTGCTCATCTCCTCGCCAATTTTTTGCACCGAAGGAGCTGCTGTTGCTTCGGCTTGAACAAAGCGCGGTGCAAATGAAATCACAAGAACAAGAACAAATGAAGACGCTATAGCCATAACTTTCTCCTTTTTCCACGGTACTGAAGTCAAGAGCCACGGGCAACTTTTCAAGAGTGTTGGGAGAAGAATCAAATCTCCGACAAGACCAGCCAGCATCGACAAAAGCATGTAGAAGCCAAAGATGCGATTCATGGCAAAATAAGACGCCATAAACACGGAGAATCCTGCGAGAAGGGTTAGGCTTGATATCAAACAAGGATTTCCTTCACGCCACAATGTTTTTTCGATCTCAAGATTTTTTGATTTCGAGGCCTTTTGGATCAGGCGCAGCCTCTCTAAAAGATAAACCGTGTTGTTAAACGCCAATCCCAAGGCGATTGAAAAGATAATCGCAACACTCGGCTTAATCGGTGTCTGTGAAATCGCAAGAAACCCTAAAAGAGCTGCGGGGGGAACTAAATTTGGAATACAAGCCACCAGGGCCCAGCGCAAAGATCTAAAGACAAAAACTAAAACCAAACAAATAGCTGCCATTGATTGCCAGAAACCAAAGATCAATTCATGGGAAAGTTCATTGTTTAAATGATGAATGGTTGAGCCCATTCCGGTCACTTCCACTGTCATCTGCGGAAAACTGTTTTGCGTAATAGATTTGATGTTCGCAACCAATGAGTGAAGCTCATTAGCTGGCAAATCGCGCGTTCGCACGGAAACCCGTGTATTGGAAGAATCCGTATTTAAAAAGTTCTTTAAAGGACTGTTGTTGGAAAGCGAATACAAAAAGAAAATCTCCGCCGTTGAAGAACGGCTCGCCGGAAGACGAGAGTGATGGAGGTTGGCGGCAGCCACCAAGTCCGGAAGGCCCACGACGCTGCCAACACCATTGAGTGCGCGAATATCACTTAAGAGTTGATCAAGCTTTGCTAAAAGCTTTGGATCATTCCATACATCGGCAGCCCCTTTGATTTCAATATCAACCGGGATCATGCCACCGAGTTCTTTATCAATCGTCTCCGTCGATAAACGCACCTGATGATTTGTTGGAAGATCATCAAAAAGACGGGCAGACCATGAAAGGCTTTGTCCTTTCAAGGCTAAACCTGAACACACAAGAATAATTAAGAACGCCCACACACCGGATCTTCTAAAAAGATACAAAGCCCAACGCGCCTTACTCCACGCCCATTCGCGTGCGCGTGGTCCAGGCAGGAAATGCAAAAGAGGAAAGAGAAGAGCTGTCGTTGCAATCCAACCAATGATAATAGCCATGGCCGCCGTTAAACCGTAATCGCGGATTAAGGGTACCTTCACAGTGAGCAAAGCCAAGAAACCAATCATCGTTGTTGTTGAGGCAAAGAAGTTCGGCCCTAACAGAGTTTTAAAAGTATAGTTCACCAATTGATGGTGACTTAGATGCGGTTGATTTTTTCTTTCTTCCGTAAACCTTAAAAGCGTGTGAATACATAAAGACACGACATCCACAGTCGTCAAAATAGGAATCGTGCTGGAAAGAATTGAGAACGGATATCCGGCAAGCGCCATCACCGCAAGCACCATGATGTTCGCGCAAATAATCACAATAAATGAAATGATCAGAGGCGACCAGTTCGCAAAGATAAGACCTAAGACTAAAAAGCATGCGATAAACCCTAGAACCACGAAGTTGCGAATTTCGGTTTGCAAAAGAACGCCGACATCTGTTTGTACAGCCGGAGTTCCGCCGATTTCAACGTGAGAAAATGGCACGGAGGCACTGGCTGTCACAGCCAAGTTTTGGCGAAGATGCAAGAGCTCTTGCGTATTCAGAGGCTGGATGTTCACAATGATCGAAGCCGTTTTTCCGTCTTTAGAAATCAGTGTCGGAGAAATTAAAGGATTGTTCAAAGTTTCAGACTGCCATTTTTCTGTAGGTAAACTTTGCAGAAGCGGTCCCACACTTAGACCATGGTCACTATTTATTGCACCCTGAACGGTCGCCAAACTCAGAGTGTTTTTCACTCCTGGGAAGTGCGCAAGAAGATCTGTGAGCCTTTCTAAGCTTTGAATCTTTTCTTTTTGAAACCAGGTCTCGCTCTCGGAAGGAATTTTTGCTGTAATGATGAACGGTTGCGAGTCAGAAAGCTGAAACAGCTGTCGTGTGTGTTCATCCCTCTTCAATAGCGGATTATCCTGGGGAAGAAACTGTTTTAAACTGTACTGCGTCTGTAATTTTGGGAGAGCGAAAAGTCCTAGGACTGTAAGAACGAAAACTACAAGTAGAGAGGAAATGGAAATTCTTTTGACGGAATTTGGAAAATTAGAATTTTCAGTTTTCTTTTTCTTCATGCGTATGTCTTCTTTCGATTCTTGTTGCACAAGATCCTTTAGAAATTTCTTCTCTCGCCGTATTCTTGAAACATGATGATGGGAACAATGATGAAAAAAACAATGATAACGACGAAAGGCCTATCGGCCGCGCTATTTACATTCTTTATATCTTCACACGGATTTTGTTTTTCGCAAATTAATTCAGAATTTGAATTGTCGCTACCTAGACAGTTTCAACAAAATATCATTGATAAAAAATGGGAAACGCTCATGAACAAAGAATTCCAGGGAAACTGGCAATTTCCTGATCAGGAGATCGTTTCTCAAGATGTCCCAGTAAGACTCAAACAGATCTCTTTAAAGATTAAAACGAATTTGCAAAAACCGTCTCTGAGCGACGGTCAAAGCATGTTGGAATTGATGTCTAAGAATATGCAAGCAGAACTGCATATGGGCGAAGTTTCAGTTGATCATATTGTAGAGCGTGAAGTCGGCGGCATCATCGGTCGCTTTCGTGTTCAGGCGCTTTGTAAAGATGTCGTTCTTAATTTGACTCCGGGAAAAGGCTCTTTCTCTGTGGTGATTGCGCCGTCGTTGGAAAACACGCGCGCAGGAACGGAAGTTCAAGCCGTGAATCTTTCTTGGTTGCCGGGAAGTTGGACTTCGCAAGGAATTCAGTGTTCAGGAGTGGAAGGTTTTGCGGATCTTATTAAGCAAGAGATTAATAAAGTCGCCAATGATTCAAAAAGTTTCGTTGAGCCGCAAAAAGAATTATTAAAAAAATACGTCCAAGATTATCTCAAAGATATTCAAATTGATTTTTCAAAACCACGTCAACTCATTGTGGCTCGTCCCGATTTGAGTATCGTGATGAAAGTAGATGAATACAAAGATCTTGGAAATGATGGTGCCAAGATTAAAGGTGTTTTAGAAATTCAATTTCAAAAGTCTGCTGATGCGGATTTCAAAGTTTTAACTTTAGATCCCAAGGCTAATGACGTTAAAACAGACCAGGCACGTTTGCGTCTTCCACAAAACTTTGTCAAAGAAGTTATGCGAAGAGCTTATTCTGCAAACTCTTGGTTGCATCAGGTAACATCGGACAAGCTTCCCGGTTTTTCTACTTTGATGAACTCCCGATTTTCGCAATGGTGGGTCTGGCCGGAACTTATGAACTTCTCAAAGTCAGCGAAGTTCCGCTTTGATGTGTATTCTAATAAAGACGTGGACATTCAAGGTTCAGGTCTTGAATACAAAATGAAGTCGACACTTCTTGCAAAAATGAATGCTCCGATGAGCGGAAATTATATTCCGTTTATGAATTTTTCTATTCCGTTAAATTCAACAGTGCGACTTAAAGTGGAAAGCGGAAAAGCTCAAGCCACATTTGTCGATCCTATTATGGGACTGACGCCGCAATGGGATTCCAGCTACGTGAATAAATATGGAGCCAATAGAAAATTCTCTTCAGGAACCATCCGGGATCGCATCGTGGGCTCTCTTTGGGGGCAGACGGTGAGTGTGGCCGTTCCGAATATTCCTTTAAGCGATGATCTTTCACTGAAAATCAAAAAGGTTCTTGCTCCAGCAAATCAGGATATCGTTCTGCAACTCTCGCCTTAAAAGGATCTAGAAACCGACAGAGTGTACGAGTCATTTTTCTCGTACACTCCTAGCGGTGTATCACTCGGGCCTTGAATAAGGCTCGCCGTGAGCGAAACAAGCCACGCATCAAAGAAGCGGCGGCCTAACGTCACTTCTTCGTAGTTGCTACCGTGAATTTCATCGTAAAGACCCAAAAGAGAAAAATTCCAAACTTCTTTCCAAGTCATTCTTCCGCCTAGCATCCAAGCACGACGGAAGATTTCCGTGTAAGAAAGATTCGAGTCGTTTTCCCGCTGAGAAGAAATAAAAGAATGTTGAAGTATCGCGATTAAAACAGCGTCAGAACCAATATTGAAAGTCTTTTCTAAACCCAAAACATTTTCATGGGTCCACCCAGGAAGATTTTTGTCGTCGCCAAGACTTTGCGTATAGGCCGTCGCATATTTAAATAAAAAATCCCATTGGTTGCTCACGAAAGTAAATCCACCCTGACGAATGCGATAATTTTTGGTGTTAAGAACCACGTCAGGATCGACTTGCACCACGGTCTTTGGTGACACTTGCACAATCGTCCCAGTCACCATGGGTTGAACTAAAGGAAATGAAGCCACCCCTTCAAAATACGTTAAGCCCAAATCAATAAAGCTCCCGCGTCTTTGAATGCGAAGAGCGGCATTGTTATCTAGCGCGTGATCCAAATCCTGCCTTGAGGTGTAACTGTAACGTAATGTTTTCGGTAAAAGTAAAACGATATCGTTATCAGGAGTTTCAGGAACAAACACTTCGCGAGGCAACCAACGGCTTTGCGGGCCTGGCATTGTAGATCCGCGATTTTTGGGAATATAAACGGCTTCTAAATCCCAATTATCGAAAGTGTGAGCATAAACCAAAGAGGTGGCTCCTAATTTGCGACTATGAAGTGGATCAAAATACTGTCTGGAATTGATCACATCCAGCGGGTTGTATCCGTCAGTGACTCCCCAGGTGAAAATATTATTTCCAGCTTTGATCGAAAAGCTTTCCGTCTGATAGCGAACGTAGGCTTCGCTTAAATCAAAAAAATATTTTTCTTCATCGGATTTATTGTTGGGGTCCGCGATAAAAGTAGGTTTTAAATAAAAACGAAAAAAATCTTTGTATTTCCAGTCGTAAATGGGATCAAGTTCCAGTTTGTAGAATTCTTGATTGGTGTCCTCGCCATACACTTCACGGAAATACGTGACATCCAACTTTGTGTCCAAGTGCAAACTCCACTCCGTGTTCGAGCGGGCGGCCAAAGCTTTTGCACTTAAAAGAAAAAATAAAACAAAGAGGACTTTTCTCATACCCTTAAGAACACCATACCCTGATTTAGAAAACCACACGAACTTGCGTGTGAAATATCACTAAGTGGTGGCAAATTTATTCACGTACTCAATGATGGAACTTTTAAACTCTGTAGGAAGTCCAACAAAACGAAGACCCGCATATCCATCATTTCCCACATAGACGACCTCACAAGTGGCCGTGATGGTGACAAATAAATTCGGACTGGTCAGAGTGGATTCGAAACGCTCACCAATTTGCAGGTTGCGCGCATCATTGACACCCAAGCCGCCTTCGCTAATAGAAATCACGCGGCAAGTGAATTCACCTTTGTCGCTTTCACATTTCAAGGTTCCAACGATTGGGACGCGCGGATGGGATCGACGACTGATGCCCAAATCTTCCACAACACGTGGGATGGCATAAACCTCTTTCCAAGAAGAACTGCCTTCAGGGAGAAGATCCACTGCAGAGTAATCTTTAAGGGTCTTAAGATGAGCAATCATATCTGAATACTTCATCGGGCTTTTTTCTTGCCCCTCAATGCGCATTTTCCAAATGCCTTGGGATTCCGCTGACGGAGGTGTGATTTGGAACGCTTCTTTAAGAGATTGTCTCCAGCGCGAAGGAGTCATCCATTCAGATTGACCACGCCCCCAGATCTGCGGTTCCTTTGCAGAATTTAAACGTGCTTCGATCTCTTCATGATCGTAAGGTCCCGTTACTTGACCTTCGCTGAGAATAAACCAAATCTTTGGATGCGCCACGAACGTGCTCCTCGCAGTTGACTCTTGTGTTTTATTACAGCGAAAGGTATATCACTTTGTCTAGGAGAATTAATTCATGAAGTACATTATCGCTGGAACAGATCGCCCTGATTCGAACACTCTGAAAGTTTCAAAATACATCCAAGCCATCTACAAAAACTTGGGTGAAGATGTCGAGATCATGGATCTTAAAGTGATGAAAAAAGATCTTCACGATGACATGCAATACGGAAAAACCAGCGAAAGTTTAAAGCCGTATCTGGAAAAGATCGCAAAGAGCGAAGGTTTGATTGTTGTTTGTCCCGAGTACAATGGCTCTATGCCGGGCGTTCTTAAGTACTTTATCGATCACTGGCGTTATCCCGAGTCTTTTGAATTTCGTCCGGTATGTTTCGTAGGTCTTGGCGGAATGTTTGGTGCTCTTCGCCCAGTGGAACATCTGCAGCAAGTTTTCGGATACAGAAATTCCTTTATCTATCCAGAGCGCGTTTTCATTATGAATGTGCATAAAGTACTAAGTGCTGACGGACAGGTGCAGGACGACATGATTAAGCAGCTTTTGGTCAAACAAGCCGAGGGCTTCCAAAAGTTCACGCAGGCTTTAAGTTCATTTAAGATTGATGCTAACGCGGTTATCGAGCAAAAGAAGCAGCCGTCGGCTCGCGGTTAACCATCTTATCGTGAACGCGGCCCTCAAAATAAATTAATCCTAGGATTAGAAGGGCTGCTAGTAACCATTTAGAACGAAATATCGGTGTCATAGTAGTTCTATGATCTCAAACCGCTCAAAATGAAGGCAACTAAACTTCTTGTAATGAGGGATTGTGCGTCATTTTTAATGAGCACCTACTGACAAGCGTCTGGTTCCGCTCTAGACTCAGGGCTTATTGCGAAAATTTAGACGGGGTTTGTGTCATCGAAAAACCGGGCCATAATAAGAATGCAAATATTTTAATGCTCTCGCTGGGGGCTCTTGGTGTGGTCTTTGGGGACATCGGAACGAGTCCTCTATACGCCCTTCGTGAGTGCTTTGGAGAATACGGTCTCGCACCCACGCCGGAAAACGTGATCGGAATTCTTTCTCTGATTTTCTGGACTCTTATCACCGTGATTTGCATCAAGTACATGGCGTTCGTGATGAGAGCAGACAATAAAGGGGAGGGAGGAATTCTCTCTTTGATGGCTCTTGCTGTTCGCAGTCAGCACAATAAAGACGTCACTCATCGTCGTTGGATCATGACCATCTTAGGACTTTTCGGTGCGGCTCTTTTATACGGAGACGGAATTATCACTCCCGCCGTTTCGGTTTTATCTGCGATGGAAGGTCTCTCTCTTGTCGCGCCCAATTTAGAATCCTTCGTCATTCCTTTAACCATCTTCGTGATGAATGCCCTGTTCTTGATGCAAAAATACGGCACGGGTCGTATTGGTGTGATCTTCGGCCCCATCCTTCTGATCTGGTTCGTTGCCCTCGGGGCTTTAGGCATCAACGGCATGTCTGAAAATCTTCACATCTTTGAAGCTCTTCTTCCGCACCATGCGTTTGAATTCTTCTTCCGCAATGGCTGGCATGGCTTTATCGTTCTTGGTTCTGTGTTCCTAGTCGTAACAGGTGGTGAGGCCCTTTACGCTGACATGGGACACTTTGGAAAAAGACCGATCCGTTTGGCGTGGTTCACAATTGCGCTTCCAGCTTTGACTTTAAATTATTTCGGTCAAGGTGCTTTGCTCCTCAATCATCCGGATGCGGTTTCAAATCCGTTTTACCTTCTCGCTCCAAAGTGGGCGCTTCTTCCGATGGTTATCTTAGCGACGTTAGCTACCGTGATCGCTTCGCAGGCTTTGATCTCGGGCGTATTTTCAATCACTCGCCAGGCCATTCAATTGGGTTTCTGTCCGCGTATTTCAATCATTCACACTTCAAGTCAGGAAATCGGTCAGATCTATGTGCCTGCCGTGAACTGGGCTCTTTTTGCGGGTGTTATCTGGCTTGTCTTAACATTTAAAACTTCCAGCAACTTGGCGGCAGCTTACGGTATCGCCGTGACGGGAACAATGGTCATCACGACAGTTCTTGCTTACGAAGTCGCCCGACAAAAATGGAATTGGAGCCTCCTAAAAGCTTCTTCTATCTTTGGCGCTTTCTTGATTATGGACATGGCTTTCTTCGGAGCCAATGCTCGTAAGATCACACACGGTGGCTGGGTGCCGCTCGTGATTGGTGCAATCATTTATCTTTTGATGACGACATGGCAAAAAGGCCGTCAGGTTTTATTCCGCCGTTTGAAAGAACGCTCCATGCCGATTGAAGAGTTCTGTCAGAAAATTTTGCGTGAGCCGCCTCTGCGCGCTCCAGGAACGGCGATCTATATGACCGGAGATCCTTGGGGTGTGCCAGTGCCGTTGCTTCACAATTTAAAACACAACAAGGTTCTGCATCAGCGTGTGGCGATTCTTACGATTCAAACGCGCGAAGTTCCTTTTGTGACGAAAAAAGATCGCATCTCCATTCAGGAAGTCATTCCGAATATGTACCGCATTCTTGCGTACTACGGATTTATGGAGACGCCGAAGATGAAACACATTCTTGAGGCGTGCCGACAAAAAGACATTAATTTCAACGTGCACGATACGACTTTTGTGTTAGGCCGTGAAACAATCATCGCCGATAAAGGCCCGAACAACAGTGATGAACCGGGGATGTCGCATTGGCGCGAGCGTCTTTTTGCCGTGATGTCGAAAAATGCGCAAAGACCAACGGCGTTCTTCCGTATTCCTCCGAATCAAGTGATTGAAGTGGGTATTCAAGTTGAAATCTAAGACGTCAAAAGGCGAGTGATATCGTCTTTTGATCGCATCGCATCTTCAAAACCAAGCTCAATCAATTGCCCGCAATAAGCCGGATCAAATAAAAGAAAACTGGCGACTTCGGTGGTCTCTTGAAGAGATCCAAAGCCACGCAAAAGATAGCGAATCATTCCCGGCAAACGTCGCACGTGGTGAGACGCAATTTCGGAAATATCCCGCGATGGCGAAATCCATAAATATTCAATAGAACGAACTGAAAGATTGCGTCTTTCGTTTTCAGAGAGCTTTGCGATATTCGCATTGATGCGATCCAGTCTTTCAATGTCAATCTCAAGACCATCCATCATCAAGGTGTGCAAAAGGACGCTCACAACACGTCCCACGGACGGAGGCTTGTTTTCATTGAGATGGCGAGAAGTAAAGCAGACATCTTGTCGCTTTCTGACTCCGATGGCGATAAGTTTGTTTGCCCCCATAAAAATCGCAGGCCCGCAGGGCGACTGATTGCGAATACTGCCATCGCCAAAATGACGGTCGCCAATTTGAATAGGTGGAAACAGCAGTGGAATCGCCGCAGAAGCCAGAACATGATCAATCTTGATATCACTTCTTTCAGATTGTCTTCGCACTCTTTGCCA
This region of Bdellovibrio sp. BCCA genomic DNA includes:
- a CDS encoding outer membrane lipoprotein-sorting protein, with product MKRDEHTRQLFQLSDSQPFIITAKIPSESETWFQKEKIQSLERLTDLLAHFPGVKNTLSLATVQGAINSDHGLSVGPLLQSLPTEKWQSETLNNPLISPTLISKDGKTASIIVNIQPLNTQELLHLRQNLAVTASASVPFSHVEIGGTPAVQTDVGVLLQTEIRNFVVLGFIACFLVLGLIFANWSPLIISFIVIICANIMVLAVMALAGYPFSILSSTIPILTTVDVVSLCIHTLLRFTEERKNQPHLSHHQLVNYTFKTLLGPNFFASTTTMIGFLALLTVKVPLIRDYGLTAAMAIIIGWIATTALLFPLLHFLPGPRAREWAWSKARWALYLFRRSGVWAFLIILVCSGLALKGQSLSWSARLFDDLPTNHQVRLSTETIDKELGGMIPVDIEIKGAADVWNDPKLLAKLDQLLSDIRALNGVGSVVGLPDLVAAANLHHSRLPASRSSTAEIFFLYSLSNNSPLKNFLNTDSSNTRVSVRTRDLPANELHSLVANIKSITQNSFPQMTVEVTGMGSTIHHLNNELSHELIFGFWQSMAAICLVLVFVFRSLRWALVACIPNLVPPAALLGFLAISQTPIKPSVAIIFSIALGLAFNNTVYLLERLRLIQKASKSKNLEIEKTLWREGNPCLISSLTLLAGFSVFMASYFAMNRIFGFYMLLSMLAGLVGDLILLPTLLKSCPWLLTSVPWKKEKVMAIASSFVLVLVISFAPRFVQAEATAAPSVQKIGEEMSSRLRSHDEEFVVNMKIIEADGSSKDRQMRIWRLSPEKKEHYLLVRMQKPQDLKGTALLATLKGEQEDKWIYLPSTKQTRRLTGESGQGGILGSELSVEDFDFNREQGAQNALKKEIEVKGKKYYLIESDVNSTSANYSKIVSYVAASDYLPVKAECFDKQGKLLKVLDITGYKKVSPTKWRAGKIKIRNVQNKRGTEITISQVKIDQNIKSSRFTPKALAED
- a CDS encoding PilZ domain-containing protein: MAHPKIWFILSEGQVTGPYDHEEIEARLNSAKEPQIWGRGQSEWMTPSRWRQSLKEAFQITPPSAESQGIWKMRIEGQEKSPMKYSDMIAHLKTLKDYSAVDLLPEGSSSWKEVYAIPRVVEDLGISRRSHPRVPIVGTLKCESDKGEFTCRVISISEGGLGVNDARNLQIGERFESTLTSPNLFVTITATCEVVYVGNDGYAGLRFVGLPTEFKSSIIEYVNKFATT
- a CDS encoding NADPH-dependent FMN reductase, which produces MKYIIAGTDRPDSNTLKVSKYIQAIYKNLGEDVEIMDLKVMKKDLHDDMQYGKTSESLKPYLEKIAKSEGLIVVCPEYNGSMPGVLKYFIDHWRYPESFEFRPVCFVGLGGMFGALRPVEHLQQVFGYRNSFIYPERVFIMNVHKVLSADGQVQDDMIKQLLVKQAEGFQKFTQALSSFKIDANAVIEQKKQPSARG
- a CDS encoding potassium transporter Kup, which encodes MLSLGALGVVFGDIGTSPLYALRECFGEYGLAPTPENVIGILSLIFWTLITVICIKYMAFVMRADNKGEGGILSLMALAVRSQHNKDVTHRRWIMTILGLFGAALLYGDGIITPAVSVLSAMEGLSLVAPNLESFVIPLTIFVMNALFLMQKYGTGRIGVIFGPILLIWFVALGALGINGMSENLHIFEALLPHHAFEFFFRNGWHGFIVLGSVFLVVTGGEALYADMGHFGKRPIRLAWFTIALPALTLNYFGQGALLLNHPDAVSNPFYLLAPKWALLPMVILATLATVIASQALISGVFSITRQAIQLGFCPRISIIHTSSQEIGQIYVPAVNWALFAGVIWLVLTFKTSSNLAAAYGIAVTGTMVITTVLAYEVARQKWNWSLLKASSIFGAFLIMDMAFFGANARKITHGGWVPLVIGAIIYLLMTTWQKGRQVLFRRLKERSMPIEEFCQKILREPPLRAPGTAIYMTGDPWGVPVPLLHNLKHNKVLHQRVAILTIQTREVPFVTKKDRISIQEVIPNMYRILAYYGFMETPKMKHILEACRQKDINFNVHDTTFVLGRETIIADKGPNNSDEPGMSHWRERLFAVMSKNAQRPTAFFRIPPNQVIEVGIQVEI
- a CDS encoding patatin-like phospholipase family protein translates to MSSLSLVLSGGGARAAYQAGAMVAIADICDDLGIAHPFTYYTGISAGAINTAMLAATEGCHIAEGSKKLADLWSRVNSEQVYITDPVSLSVGGLQWIADLSLGGLMKPTPRKSLLDPSPLKKLVHDNCHFENIQKNIHDGKFKAVAVSALEYFSTSTVTFIQGGNEIPMWQRVRRQSERSDIKIDHVLASAAIPLLFPPIQIGDRHFGDGSIRNQSPCGPAIFMGANKLIAIGVRKRQDVCFTSRHLNENKPPSVGRVVSVLLHTLMMDGLEIDIERLDRINANIAKLSENERRNLSVRSIEYLWISPSRDISEIASHHVRRLPGMIRYLLRGFGSLQETTEVASFLLFDPAYCGQLIELGFEDAMRSKDDITRLLTS